A genomic region of Candidatus Marimicrobium litorale contains the following coding sequences:
- a CDS encoding sigma D regulator, with translation MPTQTTNPKLQFEAVESLLTRWLQERRALLGKYTEIVVTLDGSATDEAFMSRQSKLCELLVDYISAGHFEVFHELINEAEQFGDGSCAIAEKIMPAIGDTTEVILAYEEKYANDGEQREKLRRDLAALGEMLESRFQLEDQLIAGLHNRHRRLVQDQASLSG, from the coding sequence ATGCCCACACAGACTACTAATCCAAAGCTACAGTTCGAGGCAGTGGAAAGTCTGCTGACCCGCTGGCTACAAGAGCGACGGGCCCTGCTCGGTAAATACACAGAAATCGTCGTCACCCTGGACGGATCCGCGACCGATGAAGCTTTCATGTCGCGACAGTCCAAGCTGTGCGAACTATTAGTCGATTATATCTCCGCGGGGCACTTCGAGGTGTTCCACGAACTGATCAATGAAGCAGAGCAGTTTGGCGATGGCAGCTGCGCCATCGCCGAAAAGATCATGCCGGCCATCGGTGACACCACAGAGGTCATACTCGCTTATGAGGAGAAGTATGCGAATGACGGGGAACAGCGGGAGAAGCTCAGACGTGACCTCGCCGCACTGGGAGAAATGCTTGAATCACGGTTTCAACTGGAAGACCAGCTTATAGCCGGCCTTCACAATCGTCATCGACGCCTGGTACAGGACCAGGCGTCACTGTCTGGCTAG
- a CDS encoding disulfide bond formation protein B: MMLNTLSPRLVFCGLVLLAIAAMLFARVYLQGYLGLEACPLCMTQRVFVVLWGMIALVAALHNPRSLGRRVYGALCALAATMGAAVAGRHVWLQHLPEDQVPACGPSLEYMLENFPFAEALRLVMMGDGNCADTVWTLFGLSIPEQTLLVFCVVIAISLWQALREDPREH; the protein is encoded by the coding sequence ATGATGCTGAATACACTTTCCCCCCGCCTGGTGTTCTGCGGACTCGTCCTGCTGGCCATCGCTGCAATGCTATTTGCCCGCGTTTACCTGCAGGGCTATCTGGGCCTGGAGGCTTGCCCGTTGTGCATGACGCAACGTGTTTTTGTTGTCCTGTGGGGCATGATTGCGCTGGTTGCCGCACTGCATAATCCGCGCAGTCTGGGCCGGCGTGTATACGGGGCCCTGTGCGCTCTGGCGGCGACAATGGGCGCCGCGGTAGCGGGTCGCCACGTTTGGCTGCAACACCTGCCGGAAGACCAGGTACCCGCATGCGGCCCAAGCCTCGAGTATATGCTGGAGAATTTTCCTTTTGCGGAGGCACTGCGTCTGGTGATGATGGGTGATGGCAACTGTGCCGATACGGTATGGACGCTCTTCGGACTCAGTATCCCGGAGCAAACACTGTTGGTCTTCTGCGTGGTAATCGCCATTTCTTTGTGGCAAGCCTTGCGCGAGGACCCACGCGAACATTAG
- a CDS encoding FKBP-type peptidyl-prolyl cis-trans isomerase, which produces MKKSLLALGLLSALGLQACNQQSAPAAQDAAPTTTAAAPAATAGPSLDSSQQRLSYGLAYSMGMNFKTNDNLPDLDTDAFTAGLTDGLTGADPQMTEEEISAEMQAYQEVAMAEQQAAQAEMAETNAALGAAFLVENGAREGVVTTESGLQYEILTAGEGPKPTAEDTVEVHYKGTLVDGTEFDSSYSRGETVSFGVGQVIPGWTEALQLMPVGSKWKVAIPSELAYGAGGAGQVIGPNAALVFEVELVSIPSEAAAED; this is translated from the coding sequence ATGAAAAAGTCTCTTCTCGCGCTGGGTCTGCTCAGCGCACTGGGCCTGCAAGCCTGTAACCAGCAATCTGCACCGGCTGCGCAAGATGCAGCACCAACAACAACAGCCGCGGCGCCTGCGGCAACCGCTGGGCCTTCACTGGATTCCTCGCAGCAGCGATTGAGCTATGGTCTGGCGTACAGCATGGGTATGAACTTCAAGACGAATGACAACCTTCCCGATCTCGATACCGACGCGTTTACCGCCGGCCTGACAGATGGCCTGACCGGCGCTGACCCACAGATGACCGAGGAAGAGATTTCCGCCGAAATGCAGGCGTACCAGGAAGTCGCTATGGCAGAGCAACAGGCTGCCCAGGCAGAGATGGCCGAGACGAATGCAGCACTTGGTGCGGCCTTTCTGGTAGAGAACGGTGCACGGGAAGGTGTCGTGACGACAGAGTCCGGCCTGCAATATGAAATCCTGACTGCCGGTGAAGGTCCCAAGCCCACCGCGGAAGACACCGTCGAGGTCCACTATAAAGGTACGCTTGTGGACGGTACAGAGTTTGATTCGTCTTACAGCCGGGGCGAGACAGTGTCCTTTGGTGTCGGCCAGGTTATTCCAGGCTGGACTGAAGCGCTGCAACTCATGCCGGTGGGCTCCAAGTGGAAAGTGGCTATCCCATCCGAACTGGCTTACGGCGCCGGTGGTGCTGGTCAGGTCATCGGGCCAAACGCGGCGCTGGTTTTCGAGGTTGAACTGGTTTCGATCCCCAGCGAGGCTGCTGCGGAAGACTAG
- a CDS encoding ACP phosphodiesterase → MNFLAHFHLAWPDQALIAGGLEGDYFKGPLPGTLPPQLAQGVRLHRQIDAYTDSHPIVKSLREALPESLRRYAGILIDLCFDHFLTLHWARFSSVPLRQFSDRIYEALKAHDHQLSEGARAMAARLARHDVLVLFEHWDTVITSAERTGERFKRENPFRNIDQHLSPAKEKLEHAFLNFYPDLQSFSLGRGHS, encoded by the coding sequence TTGAACTTTCTGGCCCATTTTCACCTGGCGTGGCCTGATCAAGCATTGATCGCCGGAGGTCTCGAAGGCGACTATTTCAAGGGGCCACTGCCGGGCACTCTGCCCCCCCAACTCGCGCAGGGCGTTCGACTGCACCGACAAATCGATGCCTATACGGACAGCCACCCCATTGTAAAAAGCCTACGCGAAGCGCTTCCCGAGTCCCTGAGACGCTATGCGGGCATACTGATCGATTTGTGCTTTGATCACTTCCTGACCCTGCACTGGGCGCGCTTCTCCTCGGTACCATTGCGGCAGTTCAGCGACCGGATCTATGAGGCACTCAAGGCCCACGACCATCAGCTCAGCGAGGGGGCGCGCGCCATGGCAGCGCGACTGGCAAGGCACGATGTATTGGTGCTGTTCGAACACTGGGACACTGTGATTACGTCCGCCGAGCGCACCGGGGAGCGGTTTAAGCGGGAGAATCCTTTTCGCAACATAGATCAGCATCTTTCACCTGCGAAGGAGAAATTGGAGCATGCATTTTTGAACTTTTACCCTGATTTACAATCCTTTAGTCTGGGGCGAGGCCACAGCTGA